One region of Rhizoctonia solani chromosome 9, complete sequence genomic DNA includes:
- a CDS encoding Retrotransposable element Tf2 protein, translating to MARPLHNLVKKDTPWKWDTKEQEAFQGLKNAITNAPVLCHADPTKPYFLETDASGAALGSILSQRQEDGRLHPLGFLSESFKGAEQNYDTHNKELLAIIRSFEYWRIFLEGTLHPITVFTDHRNLEYWKESRTFNRRHARWHLLLAGYNFQIVYCPGKQSGKPDALSRRSDHADVPPADQTMLPDPVFANVALVTPEKELQRQIELSLDQDESLEEILQFLQNESKAPPSIKRAFKDYEMEAGLLFYQGRIVVPDVGTLRTDLLRIFHDSPLAGHPGRQRTLELVSRSYYWPGIRSDTYWHVDSCETCQRIRKPRYASIPPQPLELPSRPWQHVSYDMIVDLPKDGNHDSILVIIDSFTKYGIFVKCSKKLKAPELAELFLEHVWKQHGMPEKTISDRGRVFNNRFLKALYKRLGIDPHFSSAYHPQSDGQTERVNPSIEHFLRAYSGINQRDWTKWLPMAEFAYNNAVHSSTGKTPFKALYGWEPTLTPSNVPTDVPEADDLAQTMEAQWMEVESALRQSKQRMTAGEDGSPTEFEVGEEAWLDAKNVNLKTLSPKLTEQRLGPFKVIEKISDRAYCLELPPTMRIHNVFYVGLLSKVKRDKKRKFENRPPPVTVDGEEEYEVEGITDAEERNGKWFFRVKWKGYGSEENTWEPRENLKNAEKILEKYEKDMKKKALGAAKALRGGAVS from the coding sequence atggctaggccgctacacaacctagtcaagaaagacacgccctggaaatgggacacaaAGGAGCAAGAGGCATTCCAAGGCCTAAAgaacgccatcaccaacgcccccgtACTCTGCCACGCCGACCCTACCAAACCTTATTTCCTCGAGACAGATGCATCTGGCGCGGCCCTAGgatccatactcagtcaacgccAAGAGGACGGACGCCTACATCCGCTGGgattcctgtcagaatcattcaagggtgcTGAAcagaattatgacacccacaataaggaactcctggccatcatccGATCATTCGAATACTGGcgcatattcttggaaggtaCCCTGCACCCCATAACGGTTTTCACTGATCACCggaacctggagtactggaaggagtctagAACCTTCAATCGCCGCCACGCACGGTGGCACCTCCTCCTTGCCGGTTACAATTTCCAGATAGtctattgcccagggaaacagtcaggaaaaccagatgccctctCACGCCGCTCGGATCATGCCGATGTCCCTCCTGCCGATCAAACAATGCTTCCAGACCCTGTATTCGCCAACGTTGCCCTAGTCACACCAGAAAAGGAATTACAACGACAGATTGAGTTGTCCCTGGATCAGGACGAGTCGCTAgaagaaatcctccaattcttacagaacgagtccaaggcaccgccctccatcaaacgcgcattcaaggattacgaGATGGAGGCGGGGTTACTTTTCTATCAAGGACGAATTGTAGTCCCCGACGTTGGAACACTAAGGACAGATCTACTCCGCAttttccatgacagccccctggcaggacacccgggAAGACAGCGCACTCTGGAATTGGTGTCAAGAAGTTACTACTGGCCGGGTATCCGCAGTGACACGTATTGGCacgtggactcctgtgaaacgtgtcaacggatcaggaagCCCAGATACGCGTCCATTCCACCCCAGCCTCTGGAACTACCGtctagaccctggcaacatgttTCCTACGATATGATTGTGGACCTACCAAAGGACGGGAATCACGACTCGATCCTAGTCATCATTGATAGCTTCACTAAGTACGGaatatttgtcaaatgctccaagaaactaAAAGCCCCAGAACTGGCGGAATTATTCTTggaacacgtatggaaacaacacggcatgcctgaaaaaacAATTTCGGATAGAGGGAGGGTGTTCAACAACAGATTCTTGAAGgcgctgtacaaacgcctgggaattgacccccacttctcctcggCGTATCATCCCCAGAGCGATGGCCAAACTGAACGGGTCAACCCGTCCATCGAACATTTCCTAAGGGCATACTCTGGCATcaaccaacgggactggacaaaATGGCTGCccatggcggagtttgcatacaacaacgccgtaCATAGTAGCACGGGCAAGACCCCTTTCAAGGCCCTGTATGGCTGGGAACCTACCCTGACCCCATCAAACGTACCAACAGACGTCCCGGAAGCAGACGAcctggcccaaacaatggaggcacagtGGATGGAGGTGGAATCTGCACTCCGGCAGTCCAAACAACGAATGACAGCCGGAGAAGATGGGAGCCCAACAGAGTTTGaagttggagaagaagcttggctggATGCCAAGAACGTTAACCTTAAAACACTAAGTCCCAaactaacggaacaacgtcTGGGACCCTTCAAGGTTATcgaaaaaatctccgaccgggCTTATTGTCTAGAGCTTCCCCCAACCATGaggatccacaacgtcttttATGTGGGACTCCTatctaaggtcaaaagggataaAAAACGTAAATTTGAAAACCGtcccccaccagtcaccgtggacggagaggaagaatacgaggtcgAGGGAATCACTGATGccgaagaaaggaacggaaaatggttcttccgagtcaaatggaagggatacgggTCCGaagaaaacacgtgggaaccccgagaaaacctaaaaaacgccgaaaaaattttagaaaaatacgaaaaagacatgaaaaagaaggccctcggcgctgccaaggcccttagagggggggcagtgtcgtag
- a CDS encoding Retrotransposable element Tf2 protein, translating to MATRSRTASRAQYPFDSGHLEPQLPPTSSVEYGEVSLEQVTRLLLGLLGQVERLEREIAEIKEAGIKTRTNVENISQTIDVVKDGLKSLQLQGPRTPEGNQPKAVEETPRPIPKTKPIGSVSRVPFWSEPTREAPGLAQPTPRRAAPPRVPSPPPSPRLRSPIGAPAPPPPASVAAYPAPVKVDHPDAYTGKIGSKAKQWLTRMLAWTRLNSRMFPTDQEVLSFLLMNMKDSAGAWAHPHLDQLGSHRAIIQTVEGFKIEFLAAFGDPDATRAAERKITTLTQSGTCADYITKFRTLAMELDWNDAALRGQFARGLHWEVSRQIATRKHRPRTLLELQNAALVIDNALREERASHPPRDNKPSKQPNPARGTSTGQSSTGSKKLSDDPNFVSEEERNRRRAAGACIKCGKMGHKFAECRTGWKATPTEDKGKAKETAKIGKDSEYQSGKDHNRISPLFTIFIKPEKQADHLEVLIDSGATSSFLHPRTAELLRLPLIELPQPRTVTMLDGSSPQAGKIWKKAHLTFLFDGKRMTETFLICNTGSHAAILGIKWLENHNPKIDWNSRTLSFPHTPPEHIAIAEEEEADKTPLEGVPPKYHQYAKVFGEEEFNKLPPHRHYDIGIELTEEGPLNSPLYSMTDAKSATLKDWLRDELKAGKIRPSKLPISSPVMFVPKKDGSRRLVVDYRRLNNRTKKNVYPLPRPDDLMAQLCSAKVFTKLDLRWGYNNVRVKEGDEWKTAFRTKYGLYESLVMTFGLTNAPAAFQHFMNELFKDLLDVCVIIYLDDILIYSKDDATHTQHVHEVLRRLMENQLFCKASKCTFHVTSVEYLGIIVLDKGFSLDKLKIQAVREWPTPTKVKEVQSFLGFANFLRRFVANFSHIARPLHNLVKKDTPWKWETREQEAFQNLKDAITSAPVLCHADPAKPYFLETDASGAALGSILSQRQEDGRLHPLGFLSESFKGAEQNYNTHDKELLAIIRSFEYWRIFLEGTAHPITVFTDHRNLEYWKESRTFNRRHARWHLLLAGYNFQIVYRPGKQSGKPDALSRRADHADIPPADQTMLPDPVFANVALVLPEKELQRRIKSSLDQDESLEEILQFLQNESKAPPSIKRAFKDYEMEAGLLFYQGRIVVPDVGTLRTDLLKIFHDSPLAGHPGRQRTLELVSRTYYWPGIRADTYWHVDSCETCQRIRKPKYALIPPQPLELPSRPWQHVSYDMIVDLPKDGNCDSILVIVDSFTKYVILVECSKKLKAPELADLFLRHVWKRYGMPEKTISDRGRVFNNKFLKALYQRLGIDPHFSLAYHPQSDGQTERVNPTVEHFLRAYSGVNQKDWVKWLPMAEFAYNNAVHSSTGKSPFKALYGWEPSLTPSNVPTDVPEADNLATQMEEQWREIEAALRQSKTRMVAGEAGEPLEFEIGEEAWLDAKNVKLKTLSPKLTEQRLGPFKVTEKISDRAYHLELPPTMRIHNVFYVGLLSKVKRDKKRTFENCPPPVTVDGEEEYEVEGITDMEERNGKWFFRVKWKGYGPEENTWEPRENLKNAGKILKKYEEEMRKKALGAAKALRGGAVS from the exons atggcaacccgttcccggacgGCCTCTCGAGCCCAATACCCTTTTGATTCGGGACACCTGGAACCCCAGCTTCCGCCAACCTCCTCTGTCGAATATGGCGAAGTCTCCCTCGAACAAGTCACCCGACTCCTCCTCGGCCTACTCGGCCAAGTTGAGCGCCTCGAGCGAGAAATCGCtgagatcaaggaagcagggatCAAGACCCGGACAAACGTCGAAAATATCTCACAAACCatcgatgttgtcaaggatggtctCAAGtccctccagctccaaggcCCCCGTACCCCAGAAGGGAACCAACCCAAGGcagtggaagaaacgccacgccccataccaaaaaccaagcctattggatcgGTTAGCAGGGTACCCTTCTGGTCAGAACCAACTAGGGAAGCCCCAGGCCTTGCCCAGCCTaccccaagaagagccgcacccccgcgagtcccgtctccccctccatctccgcgtctccgatcccccatcggagcacctgcccctcctccaccggcTTCAGTTGCCGCATATCctgccccggtcaaagtagaccacccagatgcctatacaggcaagattgggagcaaggccaaacagtggctcacaaggatgttggcctggacccggCTAAACTCGCGCATGTTTCCCACGGACCAAGAAGTCCTATCCTTCCttctgatgaatatgaaggattccgcgggagcatgggcacacccacaccttgaccagcttggatcacaccgggcaatcatccaaacggttgaGGGATTCAAAATAGAGtttttggcagcatttggcgaccctgatgccacaagggccgccgagcggaagaTTACCACGcttacccagtccggcacatgcgcggattatatcacaaagttcagaaccctggcaatggaactggactggaacgacgcggcccttcgaggccagtttgcccgcggcctccactgggaggtcagccgccaaatcgCTACCCGCAAACATCGCCCCCGAacactccttgagctgcaaaacgcagcacttgttattgacaacgccctccgggaagagcgtgctagccacccgccgagggataataagcctagcaaacaacccaaccccgcaaggggaacgagtaccggccaatcAAGTACCGGTTCGAAGAAACTCTCCGACGACCCCAATTTCGTGTCGGAGGAGGAAAggaatcgccgccgcgccgctggcgcctgcatcaagtgcggcaaaatgggccacaagttcgcggaatgccgcacaggctggaaggctacccctactgaggacaaagggaaagccaaggaaaccgccaagattggcaaagactccgagtaccaatcgggaaaaga ccacaatagaatctcccccctCTTCACTATTTtcatcaaaccagagaaacaagcggatcacttagaagtcctgatagactcaggcgccacctcatccttcTTACACCCCCGTacagcggaactactccgccttcCTCTAATAGAGCTCCCACAACCCcgtactgttactatgctcgatgggtcgagcccccaggctggaaagatttggaagaaggcccacctaaccttcctatttgatggcaaacgcatgacggaaaccttcctgatttgcaataCCGGATCACACGCTGCCATCCTAGGAATTAAATGGTTAGAGAATCATAATCCCAAAATCGATTGGAACTCGCGCACCCTCTCATTCCCTCACACGCCCCCGGAACACATAGCCATTgcggaagaggaggaagctgacaagacaccccttgaaggagtaccccccaagtaccatcaatatgcaaaggtatttggggaagaagaattcaataaacttCCCCCTCATAGACACTACGATATTGGTATCGAACTTACGGAAGAAGGACCCCTGAACTCCCCCCTttacagcatgactgatgccaaatccgccacactcaaggactggctcagggacgagctcaaggctggaaaaatccGACCCAGTAAATTGCCAATCAGCTCCCCAGTTATGTTCgtgcccaaaaaggatggttcccgtcgACTTGTAGTAGACTATCGTCGCCTGaacaaccggacaaagaagaacgtttacccgctaccccgtccagatgacctcatggcccagctttgcagtgccaaggtcttcaccaagctagacctaagatggggttacaataacgtccgtgttaaagaaggtgacgaatggaaaacggctttccgcaccaaatatggcctatacgaatccctggttatgacctttggcttgacTAATGCTCCTGcggccttccaacatttcatgaacgaacTGTTCAAAGatttattggatgtatgcgtcatcatctaccttgatgatatcctaatctactcaaaggatgacgcaacccaTACCCAGCACGTCCATGAAGTCCTACGACGcttaatggagaaccaattgttctgtaaggcatccaagtgtacattccacgtcacatcAGTGGAGTATTTAGGAATAATTGTATTGGATAAGggattcagcctggataagctcaaaatccaggcagtccgagaatggcccacgcccaccaaagtcaaggaagtacaatcgttcctaggctttgccaatttcctgcgccgttttgttgccaattttagTCACATAGCCCGGCCACTGCACAACCTGGTAAAGAAAGATAcgccatggaaatgggaaactagggaacaggaagccttccaaaACTTGAAGGATGCCATCACTAGTGCCCCGGTACTCTGCCACGCCGACCCTGCCAAACCATACTTCCTCGAGACGGATGCCTCTGGCGCAGCACTGGGCTCCATACTAAGCCAACGCCAAGAGGATGGTCGCCTACATCCCCTAGGTTtcttgtcagaatcattcaaaggtgccgaacagaactacaacacccacgacaaggaactccttgcgatcatccgctcctttgaatattggcgaatcttcctggaaggaacggCCCACCCCATAACGGTATTCACCGATCACAGGAACTtagagtactggaaagaATCCCGAACCTTCAACCGTCGTCATGCAAGGTGGCACCTCTTACTAGCTGgctacaatttccaaatagTCTATCGCCCTGGCAAGCAGTCcggcaaaccagatgccctgtcCCGCCGCGCCGACCACGCCGATATTCCGCCTGCCGACCAAACAATGCTGCCCGACCCCGTCTTTGCCAACGTGGCACTAGTTCTACCAGAAAAAGAGCTACAAAGGCGTATCAAGTCAAGCCTGGACCAGGACGAGTCCCTGGAAGAGATTCTCCAATTCTTACAAaacgagtccaaggcaccaccctccatcaaacgcgcgttcaaggattatgaaatggaggctggaCTGTTGTTTTATCAGGGACGGATTGTGGTACCGGACGTAGGAACCTTGAGGACGGATCTGCTCAAAATCTTCCACGATAGTCCGTTGGCGGGCCATCCAGGCAGACAAAGGACTCTAGAACTAGTATCCAGAacttactactggcccggcaTCCGTGCAgatacatactggcacgttgaCTCATGTGAAACCTGCCAACGGATTcggaaacccaagtacgcatTGATCCCGCCTCAGCCTTTAgaactcccatcacgcccgtggcaacatgtgtcatacgacatgatagtagacctaccCAAAGACGGAAACTGCGATtctatcctggtcattgtggatagttttACTAAGTACGTGATCCTAGTAGAgtgctccaagaagctcaaggccccggagttagcagacctattcctACGCCATGTGTGGAAGCGttacggcatgcctgagaagacaaTATCAGACCGCGGACGGGTttttaataacaaattcctgaaggcgctgtaccaacgcctgggaatagacccccacttctctttggcctaccatcctcaaagcGACGGGCAAACGGAACGCGTGAACCCCACGGTGGAACACTTTTTACGGGCGtactcaggggtaaaccagaaagactgggtcaagtggctaccaatggcggaatttgcctacaacaacgcagtacacagctcaacaggcaaatctccCTTCAAGGCACTTTACGGCTGGGAACCTTCCTTGACTCCAAGTAACGTCCCAACGGATGTCCCCGAGGCAGATAATCTGGCAACCCAAATGGAAgaacaatggcgggaaatagaggcggcactccggcaatcaaagacacgcatggtaGCCGGAGAAGCAGGTGAACCACTTGAATTCGAAATcggggaagaagcctggctggacgccaagaatgtgaagctaaagacccttagtccaaagctaactgaacaacgcctaggccccttcaaggtaaccgagaaaatctccgacaGGGCTTACCACTTGGAACTTCCCCCAACCATGCGGATCCATAACGttttctatgtgggactctTATCTAAAGTCaagagggacaaaaagcgcacctttgaaaattgtccccctccagtcaccgtggacggggaagaggaatacgaagtggaagggataacggacatggaagagaggaacggaaaatggttcttcagagtcaaatggaagggctacggaccagaagagaacacgtgggagccccgagagaacctcaaaaatgcggggaaaattttgaaaaaatacgaagaagaaatgagaaagaaggccctcggcgctgccaaggcccttagagggggggcagtgtcgtag
- a CDS encoding Lytic polysaccharide mono-oxygenase, cellulose-degrading, producing the protein MRVLTFVTSFFLLVSCVLAHGRVKTPPTRTIGIAMLAACGEGPVKAQQIDAAGPIESEIARIGSDFNPTKCNLFFCRGHQFEDNKATVQSYKPGQVVNIDLDIINHHPSGYANVSVIDSATNKRIGQPLIAWNPYFGSGYPYPKSEENFNVTIPELNGKCKVAGECVIQYHWYSINASQTYQNCIDFTVL; encoded by the exons ATGCGTGTTCTGACATTTGTCACTTCATTCTTCCTGCTTGTTTCTTGTGTTCTTGCACATGGACGAGTCAAGACACCGCCAACCCGAACC ATCGGTATTGCTATGTTGGCTGCATGTGGCGAAGGCCCTGTAAAAGCGCAACAAATTG ATGCGGCGGGGCCGATTGAAAGTGAAATCGCTAGAATCGGCTCGGACTTCAATCCT ACTAAATGCAATCTGTTCTTTTGCCGAGGGCATCAG TTTGAGGACAACAAAGCTACTGTACAAAGCTACAAGCCTGGTCAGGTCGTCAATATTGACTTGGATATAATCAACCATCATCCGTCTGGCTATGCG AACGTCTCAGTT ATTGACTCGGCTACTAACAAGAGGATCGGCCAACCTCTGATTGCTTGGAATCCTTACTTTGGCAGTGGCTATCCTTACCCAAAATCTGAAG AGAACTTCAATGTAACGATCCCAGAGCTAAACGGAAAGTGTAAAGTGGCCGGAGAATGTGTTATTCAATATCACTGGTACTCGATCAACGCATCTCAGACCTACCAGAACTGTATTGATTTTACTGTACTTTGA